The sequence tttattaaaaggaaaatcctATTCTTTCCTGTTTCTAGGAGGCAGGGATAGAAAATAGTATCAGTTAAGAAATATCTGTGCATGTTATTACTATCTATCATGCCCTGTAAAAACACAGGTGAGCTGACTGACTCTAAGCTTCTGCCAAGAGGGATTCTAAGAACTATCTTTGATCATCATTCTAAGATTGTTAAGAATTCTACACAGCATCTAAATAtgaagcttttcttcctttttatgtaGTTATGTGTTTCAGAGGATAAACGCCATAGTAGAGCGTTACAATACACAAAATTATGTTAAAACAGCAATGTTATAGTCTCTAAGACAGCAACGCTGGTGAAAAATAATCTAGAATACCATTTCACGTTATTGAATGTTGCTCCATGTCTAAAATAAGTCAGACTTgctaatttaaaaaaggaaaagtttataTAAGCTTTATGATCCAAACAGAAACTCCTACAcctgtaaaaataagaaaatcaatAGGTATTATACTGCCAAAATGACTGCTTCCAAAGAAACGTGCATTTTGGTTTCTCTGTAGTTTTCCAAGCATCAAGGCATACCATTTACTGCAATGTTCCCTTCACCTGAGTGGTAACTGCTCAATTTTGATACTTATGAGGATTAGTAATTGCTTAAATAAAGGTTAAAGATAACTCACCACCATCCCTCTCTCTAACTCTGTGAGTATGCACACTTTTTGCTTTACTGTGCCCTGTGTTGTCACCGTATTTGTTTTCAGGGCTATCAGAGCGCCGCAACATTTTATTTGGTGGTGAAGGATCTGTGGTGTCTCGCATCTTGTCATGACGGTGATCACCACCACCGGGGTGACTCTTGGATGAGTACTTAAGAGCCTGTAACAGAAGATGGCAAGAGAGCAGGCATTGACATTAGAcagaaagtcacagaaaaaaattaacatcagATCTAAATTTCAGACCTCTTTCCAATATACTTTTAAAggtaattaatttttcatttcccatttATTAATCAACATTAgcctttctaattttaattACCTACATTAAAGCAACAAGTTCTGTAATTAGAACTCAAACCATTTGCTCCCACCATGATCCAAAGTTAACAACTGCCGTTAGGATGGACCtaatttctttatctttccAGTGATGGACTGCATACTTTCAGCAGTACATAGGCTGCAGTACTTCTGACACTTCTGGGAGAAGCACAAGTTCTGCTGATATTAAGAGAATAAACATAAAGTTGCATTGAATCAGTGTAAACTTTGAATATGTCCTCCAGACTGTAATCGAGGGTGCTCAGTTTCACCTCTACCTTTAACTTTTGTGAGGTAGATTTCAGTACTAGCAACCTGGTAACAGATGTAATAAAAATCTAGAGTTTGGGGAGCGTGTAACTTGATAATTTGGGGAACATGTAACTTGACAAATTAACTTTAAAACGTTTACCAAAAATGACATGTTCTGCCTCTCTCTGACGTGCTTGATtttgcagcttgagcttctgAGGGGCAAGTGTTTACATTTACATGAACTGTCACTGACAGCTGCCCTGGACTGTCAGATTGCTCTTCACGGTGGCACAAATACccagaaatgtaataaaacacTTCCATTATGTGCCCTAAGGAGAGGGATATCACCACACGCAGCATTCCCCACATTCACACCCTGAGAAccgatttttttttccccatagccAAGGCAGAGGAATATAGCACCTGCCTGACGGAAATCCAGGTTATTGCCAGCAGCTCAAGGCTCTGATGTTCGGCgaaggagcccagcagctggcaaCCGTCGAAATTAACCCTCACACACACCCCCCCTTCAAGTTACTCAGGGTCTCCAATCGAGCCCTGCTCAGGTTTCAACCCACAGCCGCAGTTTTGGGGCGAAGAAAGGGCTAAAGaagggggggcgggggggtggAACAAGCCTCCTTTTGTTTTTGGGAGGCCCCCACTCACCTCCCCCCGGGGGCTCCGCTCCTCCGCCGCCGACCCCGAGCCGCTctcccgcccctccccgcctctAGGCccgagcccggcccggcccgcacTAGGCCTCTCCTcctcggcccggccccggcggcctcgcagcagctccacagccccgtcccctcctcgggcagcctccccccggcccctcacCACCCCCTCAGGCCTCCGGGCCCCCCTCCGGGCTGCCGTGGGGCGGCGCGGCCTGCGGCGGCGGCCGAAGCCTGGGCTGGAGtagctcccccccccccccccttcccctccttcccctcccctgctcctcctcccggGCCTAGCGGCCGGCGCTGCAGGTACCTGGTAGGGCTGCGAGTCCCCCCTGCGGTCGTGACAGCTGGAGAGAGAAAcggagagagaaaagagagagaaaacagagaggcGTTAGGAGGAGGCGGCCCCGGGGCaaagggggggggtggggtgggggggggcccACAACAtggcggaggggccgggggcctgaggaggaggaggaggaagggattTACCCATCACTGAGTCTCTGCTGTTTCCTCGCATACATTACCATCAATGCCCGGCCTGTGTGCGTGAGTGTGAGGGCACCAGCAGGCGACGGCCGCGGCCGGGCCACGGGCGCcgaggggggaggaggaggagggggaggcagcGCTCCGCCTCACcgggggcaggcaggcagagcacggcggggggggggggagcggctgggctgggctgcgaGCAGCGCTCACGGgcccatctcctcctcctcctccagacGCCGGCAGCTCGGCCCCGTGCCCGCTCAGACGCCCCCGGAGCGCCGAGGCCGCCGCTGTGGGAGCCGCCGCGGCCGCCTCCTCCCCCCACtgcgccgcccgccgccgccgccgccgctcctccAACTACATCCGGGAAACGCGGGCGCCGCCGCGCTCGGGCAACGTCGGCTCTTTTCGGCTCTTTCCGCCGCGCGCCGTCCCCGCTGTCCCCTTTGCTCTCGGGCGACTCTGCCTTCGGCAAACATCGGCTGCCTTCGCCCAGCCCCacgccccccgctccccgccctTCGGCAACCATCGGCTCTTTCCGCCGCTCCCTCCCCCCGCCCTCCTCTCCCGAGCGCTACCTGTCTTCGGAAAACATCGGCCGTTTCCGGAGCGAGGGCTCGTGTTATTttccaccccccccacacccttcGGAAGCGCTCGGCTGTTTCCGCCAACCCGCTCGGCGCGGCCGTTGACGGGGCGGCGCTGAGGGGGCGAGCCTGGCGCTGAGGGGACCACAagaggcggcggggggcagcgATGGGGCGCCCATAAAGGACCGGCTCCGGCTGTGAGGTAGGAAAGGGAAGGTCCCGGCTCGCCTCCCCTTCCGCCCGGGGACTTGATGTATAGGCAGGAGCCATTTTGTGCGCGGCGCGGCCGCGGCCAGGAGGCGGCTGGCGGGGAGGAGGTGATTGTAAGATGTCCCTGGGGGGCTGCGCTGCTTCAGCGTCCCCCCCTcaggggggtggggagaggggcgGTGGGGGCTCGGGAGGGGTGGTTGGGAggggggtggtggggctgggaggggctgggggggtcagATTGAGTGGGTTGTGGTAAATTTGGGCTCTGTGGGCGAGGGGAGACCCGTTATTCCccttattttgcttaaaaacatgtgggtgctgctggctgtgcttgtTCAGCCCCCCTGCTCAGCCCTCTCTGCCTTTTGTCTTGCCCCCATTCCACCAAGGGACACAGCATGGCCCACCTCAAAACCAGTGTATAAACCTTTAACAGCGTATCCTCACCCTGTCTCAGCCTTATCATCACATTATACACACTAACTGTTACAGAACTTTctattttctccttgtttcccTTTGTTAGGGTGCAGAAGGCTGTTGCCAAGAAGAAGCCGTGGCAGAGCTCGGGCACAGGAGTGGAGGATGACTCAGCCGGGAGCTATTCTTCAGGGTTACAATAACGAGCTGGTAAAATACATTGAAGACTTATGTATGCAAAAAGAGGAGCTGAACAAACAAATCCagcaagcagaagaggaaaaaaataagctccAGCATGAAATTCAAGTCCTGAATGAACAATTGGAGCATGTGTGTGAAAACCTGGACCAGAAGATAGCTTTACGGAATGATCTTAGTAAAATTCTTAACGAAGCTGAAACCGCTTACATGAAGATTTTGGATAGTTCTAGAACTTTGCTTAATGTCCTGAAGAAGGAGGTGGGAGACTTAAAGCATACCCCAGAACTGAAAAGTAATGTAACGTGAAACTGTCAAGTGTTTGGAATCCAAAGTACTAAAATTCTGCTAGGTGAGACGTGGCTAGCCACAGAACTCTACCTCAGCAGTGCAAATAGAGAGGGACTTTCCCTTCAACCTTTCTATACAATTCCCATGGCTTTTAAATGCGttaggaaaaaatgtagatTAAATAGATGAAATAAAGTTGATGTTTTGTTATTAACAAAATCTATATAGTCACTTAAATCACTGCAAAGTTATTGCAAATACGTAGTTGAGGCAGA comes from Aythya fuligula isolate bAytFul2 chromosome 2, bAytFul2.pri, whole genome shotgun sequence and encodes:
- the LOC116486891 gene encoding Sjoegren syndrome nuclear autoantigen 1 homolog, which produces MTQPGAILQGYNNELVKYIEDLCMQKEELNKQIQQAEEEKNKLQHEIQVLNEQLEHVCENLDQKIALRNDLSKILNEAETAYMKILDSSRTLLNVLKKEVGDLKHTPELKSNVT